A single genomic interval of Lacrimispora sphenoides JCM 1415 harbors:
- the dhaM gene encoding dihydroxyacetone kinase phosphoryl donor subunit DhaM, which yields MVGLVIVSHSDSLAKSVVELTKIMASNAQIAPAGGLEDGSFGTSFEKIQAAIESVYTDDGVLVLMDMGSAVMTTEMVIEMLDDKKVEMVDCPLVEGAVVASIDAAAGMDFETIKGDLAKVGGTRKF from the coding sequence ATGGTTGGATTAGTCATCGTATCTCACAGTGATTCGCTGGCAAAAAGTGTTGTGGAGCTGACAAAAATCATGGCATCCAATGCGCAGATTGCCCCGGCAGGCGGGCTAGAAGACGGAAGCTTTGGCACCAGCTTTGAGAAAATCCAGGCTGCGATTGAATCTGTTTATACCGACGACGGAGTGTTGGTGCTCATGGACATGGGCAGTGCCGTCATGACCACTGAGATGGTAATCGAAATGCTGGACGACAAAAAGGTGGAAATGGTAGATTGCCCATTAGTGGAGGGAGCGGTTGTAGCCTCCATAGATGCGGCTGCCGGAATGGATTTTGAAACGATTAAGGGAGATCTTGCGAAAGTAGGAGGGACCAGGAAGTTTTAA
- the dhaL gene encoding dihydroxyacetone kinase subunit DhaL, which translates to MADSKKVLEILKAISLKMEEQKDYLTELDQPIGDSDHGINLARGFAAVNEKLTGLEGKDIGTILKTVGMTLVSTVGGASGPLYGSAFMKAGQAMAGKEDVDITDFLTAIKIAIEAVEQRGKAVVEEATMLDAMVPSYQAMDQAAQEGKTVGEVLNAGVKAAWSGVEHTKDLIATKGRASYVGERGLGHQDPGATSYSFMLEVISKVAG; encoded by the coding sequence ATGGCAGACAGTAAAAAGGTATTAGAAATCTTGAAAGCAATCAGTTTAAAAATGGAAGAACAAAAGGATTATCTTACGGAACTGGACCAGCCGATTGGAGACAGTGATCACGGTATTAACCTGGCCCGTGGTTTTGCTGCGGTAAATGAAAAGCTAACCGGTCTGGAAGGCAAGGATATCGGGACTATATTAAAGACAGTAGGTATGACGCTTGTTTCGACTGTCGGCGGGGCATCTGGTCCGTTATACGGATCTGCTTTCATGAAGGCTGGACAGGCCATGGCTGGAAAGGAAGATGTAGACATCACCGATTTTCTGACGGCCATAAAGATTGCCATCGAAGCAGTAGAACAGCGTGGTAAGGCAGTGGTGGAGGAGGCGACCATGCTGGATGCTATGGTGCCGTCCTATCAGGCTATGGATCAGGCTGCCCAGGAAGGGAAAACAGTTGGGGAAGTTCTTAACGCAGGAGTCAAGGCAGCATGGTCAGGAGTGGAGCATACAAAGGATCTGATTGCCACCAAAGGCCGGGCCAGTTATGTGGGTGAACGGGGCCTGGGGCATCAGGACCCGGGGGCTACGTCTTATTCTTTTATGCTGGAAGTGATTTCTAAAGTAGCAGGCTGA